One genomic segment of Nonomuraea coxensis DSM 45129 includes these proteins:
- a CDS encoding trypsin-like serine peptidase — MLRLVLSLLLLDPSAVTEVSQRNIPAPRVLTPDGDRLGYAPVPRPLTGARLLTGVLVGRDPVTGQDIMCGGTVIGSRSRSLVLTAAHCLYHQGRTLGRLAFLPGYDQGRARHGVWPVVRTWVPARWRSRPYSTELLPYDVGLVGVVRRGRPLEAVTGRGLKAMPTTRGTALRGLELLGYPAGKGYPGLRLYRCLGDTVEAISEGPGLMVTRNCHAAAGGSGGPALYGGAVAGVVSSSSPLSDAKGYTVLTRLNGRPFERMLARADRAMRAARRD, encoded by the coding sequence GTGCTCAGGTTGGTGCTGTCCCTGCTCCTGCTCGATCCAAGCGCCGTCACCGAGGTGTCGCAACGCAACATCCCCGCTCCGCGCGTGCTCACCCCCGACGGCGACCGTCTCGGCTACGCCCCGGTGCCGCGTCCCCTCACGGGGGCGCGGCTGCTCACCGGCGTGCTGGTCGGGCGGGACCCGGTGACCGGCCAGGACATCATGTGCGGCGGCACCGTGATCGGCTCGCGCAGCCGCAGCCTGGTGCTGACGGCCGCGCACTGCCTCTACCACCAGGGGCGGACGCTCGGGCGGCTGGCCTTCCTGCCCGGCTACGACCAGGGGCGGGCGCGGCACGGCGTGTGGCCGGTCGTGCGCACGTGGGTGCCCGCGCGGTGGCGGAGCCGGCCGTACTCGACGGAGCTGCTGCCGTACGACGTGGGGCTGGTCGGCGTCGTACGGCGGGGCCGTCCCCTGGAGGCGGTCACCGGGCGCGGGCTCAAGGCGATGCCGACCACGCGCGGCACCGCGCTGCGCGGCCTGGAGCTGCTGGGCTACCCGGCCGGCAAGGGCTATCCGGGGCTGCGGTTGTACCGGTGCCTGGGCGACACCGTCGAGGCCATCTCCGAGGGGCCTGGGCTCATGGTCACCCGCAACTGCCACGCCGCCGCGGGCGGCAGCGGCGGGCCCGCGCTGTACGGCGGCGCGGTCGCGGGCGTGGTGTCGTCGTCGAGCCCGCTGAGCGACGCCAAGGGCTACACGGTGCTGACCCGGCTGAACGGCCGGCCCTTCGAGCGGATGCTGGCCAGGGCCGACCGGGCGATGCGCGCCGCGCGCCGCGACTGA